A window of the Lepus europaeus isolate LE1 chromosome 5, mLepTim1.pri, whole genome shotgun sequence genome harbors these coding sequences:
- the CCDC17 gene encoding coiled-coil domain-containing protein 17, with amino-acid sequence MATSSGEPGLLPCGSCDMVFRSWALLAVHAQRFCIGRLTGEMTIGTQPSVATQPPGPAVKTGVEASWTGRVPHATPYPQVMSQEPEGLSEKEASQSALWRLTEEVQWLRLSLQKMRPRITGVPGESAGLLGRSEAGPQDPSNEAFGSPGERLRALHRTRARRVAETEAQRRALERRGEELSLRLQGTARSQGGMSRLTGVERELRELRSEAGRTRGTLEMLGARLQELQPQTRLKARQEAALCFPVLPASPASLAAEIGSLRETYVRGGGRDPGILGQLWQLQVEASALELRRSRTHRGRTGATSGELLVVEAENRRLEAEILALQVQRSLGLGQVPWGPGEVGRLSSPRPHPKERREPAFLPLPVAPPLPPLPGSTAIQLLGGSGKALGLNPHFLLPTSDVLGPAPYDPGAGLVIFYDFLRGLEASWIWVQLLTGLSRDGHDTGGTTALPPALCLPPPPAPGPMGNCAILASRQPVPRLPPSPSVSLVCELQAWQGMAGTGPPQPKAWTSLVLFDQDQRVLSGRWRLPLRALPLDSSLSFGQLNGIPQAGQAELFLRLVNARDADVQTLAEISPAFAHEYQYPPLVSNSSSLEANSLFPMAGFADPAPPTEEPHGGVKDKDEGLNSHHSFDPAPLASEPR; translated from the exons ATGGCCACCTCCTCTGGGGAGCCAGGGCTCTTGCCCTGTGGGTCCTGTGACATGGTTTTTCGCTCCTGGGCCCTACTGGCTGTCCACGCTCAGCGCTTCTGCATTGGCCGCCTGACCGGGGAGATGACAATTGGAACACAGCCCTCAGTAGCCACCCAGCCCCCAGGTCCTGCGGTAAAGACGGGTGTTGAAGCCAGCTGGACCGGCAGGGTTCCTCATGCTACACCCTATCCCCAGGTGATGTCACAAGAACCCGAGGGCCTCTCGGAGAAGGAGGCCAGCCAGTCTGCATTATGGAGGTTAACAGAGGAG GTGCAGTGGTTGCGGCTGTCCCTACAGAAAATGCGACCGCGGATAACAGGGGTCCCCGGAGAGTCTGCGGGGCTCTTGGGGCGGTCAGAGGCGGGGCCTCAAGACCCCAGCAACGAGGCTTTCGGGAGCCCGGGAGAGCGGTTGCGGGCGCTGCACAGGACTCGAGCCCGGCGCGTGGCAGAGACGGAAGCCCAGAGACGGGCCCTGGAGCGACGCGGCGAGG AACTGAGCCTGCGCCTCCAAGGTACAGCCCGGAGCCAAGGCGGGATGTCCCGTCTAACCGGAGTGGAGCGGGAGCTCCGAGAACTCCGGTCCGAGGCGGGGCGGACGCGGGGAACTCTAGAGATGCTGGGTGCGCGCCTTCAGGAGCTGCAGCCGCA GACTAGGCTGAAAGCCCGGCAAGAAGCTGCCCTCTGTTTTCCGGTGCTGCCCGCCAGCCCAGCATCTCTAGCTGCTGAGATCGG ATCCCTGCGTGAGACCTACGTTCGAGGTGGGGGTCGGGACCCTGGCATTCTGGGCCAGCTGTGGCAGTTGCAGGTGGAGGCGTCGGCACTGGAGCTGCGGCGGTCGCGGACCCACAG AGGAAGAACAGGGGCCACCTCGGGGGAGCTTCTAGTGGTGGAGGCAGAAAATCGGCGCCTGGAGGCAGAAATCCTGGCCTTGCAGGTGCAGaggagcctgggcctgggccaggtaccCTGGG GGCCTGGAGAGGTGGGACGCCTGTCCAGTCCCCGTCCACAcccaaaggaaaggagagaaccCGCATTCCTCCCGCTGCCCGTGGCACCCCCGCTGCCTCCACTTCCAGGCTCCACGGCCATCCAGTTGTTGGGTGGCTCGGGAAAGGCT CTGGGCCTGAACCCACACTTCCTCCTGCCCACATCTGATGTCCTGGGCCCTGCGCCCTATGACCCTGG GGCTGGCCTGGTCATTTTCTATGACTTCCTGCGGGGCCTTGAAGCTTCTTGGATTTGGGTGCAGCTGTTGACTGGCTTGTCTCGAGATGGACATGACACAGGAGGGACTACAGCATTGCCCCCAGCCCTTTGCTTGCCCCCGCCTCCAGCTCCTGGGCCCATGGGCAACTGTGCCATCCTTGCCAGCAGGCAGCCTGTGCCCAG ACTGCCACCCTCACCATCAGTATCCTTGGTCTGTGAGCTCCAGGCCTGGCAAGGgatggcaggaactgggccacCACAGCCAAAGGCTTGGACCTCTCTGGTGCTATTTGACCAGGATCAACGGGTGCTAAGTGGCCGCTGGCGCCTCCCACTCCGGGCCCTTCCTTTGGACTCCAGCCTTAGCTTTGGGCAGCTGAATGGGATTCCCCAG GCAGGTCAAGCTGAGCTCTTTCTGCGGCTGGTGAATGCAAGAGATGCAGATGTTCAGACACTGGCAGAGATCAGCCCTGCATTTGCCCATGAATACCAGTACCCACCACTG GTGTCCAACTCATCCTCACTGGAAGCCAACTCCCTCTTCCCCATGGCTGGTTTTGCTGACCCTGCACCTCCCACTGAAGAGCCCCATGGTGGAGTCAAGGATAAAGATGAGGGTTTGAACTCTCACCACAGCTTTGACCCGGCCCCCTTGGCTTCTGAGCCCAGGTGA
- the NASP gene encoding nuclear autoantigenic sperm protein — protein MATESTATAAIAAELASADKIEEDAPAPSTSSEKVESLDVDSEAKKLLGLGQKHLVMGDIPAAVNAFQEAASLLGKKYGETANECGEAFFFYGKSLLELARMENGVLGNALEGVHVEEEEGEKTEEESLVENNDNVDEEAREELREQVYDAMGEKEESKKTEGMSLSKPETAKEQESEMEKGGREDMDISEPTEELPEKVELTPDQLTETSEEAKGAAAPEGLNEAEVTSGKSEQEAADAEKGKSVSGTDVQEEYKEKVQEKQGEVIVRIEKPTEASEEQPVTTLEKRNTAVEVEAEPVDSTVKPVDVGGVEPKEQIATSENEPGKAVLNEQLVGQDVPPVEESPVVTTEAAEVGSEVSEKSEQEATVVSNDGAVNGLSAAGDQASVDPQPSAERVTETKGGSELEEVRAELAPSQEAKLPIEESEGAGDGVETKVAQGVTEKSPEDKVKIAANEETQEREEQMKEGEETEGSEEEDKENDKAEEETPNDSVLENKSLPENEDEEIGNLELAWDMLDLAKIIFKRQETKEAQLYAAQAHLKLGEVSVESENYIQAVEEFQACLNLQEQYLEAHDRLLAETHYQLGLAYGYNSQYDEAVAQFSKSIEVIEKRMAVLNEQMKEAEGSSTEYEKEIEELKELLPEIREKIEDAKESQRSGNVAELALKATLVGSSTSGFTPSGGGSSVSTIASRKPADGASSSNCVTDISHLVRKKRKPEEESPRKDDAKKAKQEPEVNGGSGDAVPSGNEVSENMEEAENQTESRAAMEGTVEAGATVESTAC, from the exons AATTGAAGAAGATGCTCCTGCTCCTTCTACCTCCTCAGAGAAAGTGGAGAG TCTGGATGTGGATAGCGAAGCTAAGAAATTATTGGGTTTAGGACAGAAACATCTGGTGATGGGCGATATTCCAGCAGCTGTCAATGCATTTCAGGAAGCAGCTAGTCTTTT AGGAAAGAAGTATGGAGAGACAGCTAATGAGTGTGGAGAAGCTTTCTTTTTCTATGGGAAATCACTTTTGGAACTAGCAAG AATGGAGAATGGTGTGTTGGGAAATGCCTTGGAAGGTGTGCatgtggaagaggaagaaggggaaaaaacTGAAGAGGAATCTCTGGTAGAAAATAATGATAATGTAGATG AGGAAGCAAGGGAAGAGTTGAGAGAACAGGTTTATGACGCcatgggagagaaagaagaatcCAAAAAAACAGAAGGCATGTCTCTGTCAAAGCCTGAAACTGCTAAAGAACAGGAGAGTGAAATGGAGAAGGGTGGAAGAGAAGATATGGATATAAGTGAGCCTACAGAGGAGCTCCCAGAAAAAGTTGAATTGACTCCAGATCAGTTAACTGAAACCTCTGAAGAGGCAAAAGGAGCAGCAGCACCAGAAGGACTGAATGAAGCTGAGGTCACTTCTGGGAAATCAgaacaggaagcagcagatgctgaGAAAGGAAAATCAGTGTCTGGAACTGACGTCCAAGAAGAGTACAAAGAAAAAGTtcaggagaagcagggagaggtgATTGTGAGAATAGAGAAGCCAACAGAAGCTTCTGAAGAGCAGCCTGTTACAACTCTAGAAAAGCGTAACACTGCAGTGGAGGTAGAAGCAGAGCCTGTAGACTCAACAGTCAAGCCAGTGGATGTGGGTGGGGTTGAACCAAAAGAGCAGATAGCTACCTCTGAAAATGAGCCAGGAAAGGCTGTTCTCAATGAGCAGTTGGTAGGGCAAGATGTGCCTCCTGTGGAAGAGTCACCAGTGGTGACAACAGAGGCTGCAGAGGTGGGATCAGAAGTCTCTGAGAAGTCTGAGCAGGAGGCCACAGTTGTCTCCAACGATGGTGCAGTTAATGGACTGTCAGCTGCAGGAGATCAGGCTTCTGTTGACCCACAGCCTTCTgcagaaagagtgacagaaacaaaAGGTGGCTCAGAACTAGAGGAGGTCAGGGCAGAACTGGCTCCTAGCCAGGAGGCTAAGCTGCCCATTGAAGAATCTGAGGGAGCTGGTGATGGGGTTGAGACCAAGGTAGCCCAAGGGGTTACTGAGAAATCACCTGAAGACAAAGTTAAGATAGCTGCTAATGAAGAGACACAAGAGAGAGAAGAACAGATGAAAGAGGGTGAAG AAACCGAAGGCTCAGAAGaggaggataaagaaaatgacaagGCTGAAGAAGAAACACCAAATGATTCAGTTCTTGAAAATAAA TCTCTTCCAGaaaatgaagatgaggagattgggAACCTAGAGCTTGCCTGGGATATGCTGGACTTGgcaaagatcatttttaaaag GCAAGAAACAAAAGAAGCCCAACTTTATGCTGCACAGGCACATCTTAAACTTGGAGAAGTTAGTGTTGAATCTG AGAATTATATCCAAGCTGTAGAAGAGTTCCAGGCTTGCTTGAACCTGCAAGAGCAGTATCTGGAAGCCCATGACCGGCTCCTTGCAGAGACCCACTACCAGCTGGGGTTGGCTTATGGATACAACTCTCAGTACGATGAGGCAGTGGCACAGTTCAGCAAATCTATTGAAGTCATTGAGAAGAGAATGGCTGTGCTCAATGAGCAGATGAAGGAGGCTGAAGGATCATCTACTGAATATGAGAAAGAGATTGAGGAGCTGAAAGAATTGCTACCTGAAATCAGAGAGAAGATAGAAGATGCAAAAGAATCCCAGCGTAGTGGGAATGTAGCTGAATTAGCTCTGAAAGCTACTCTG GTGGGGAGCTCGACTTCAGGTTTCACTCCCAGTGGAGGAGGCTCTTCAGTCTCCACG atTGCCAGTAGAAAGCCAGCAGATGGTGCTTCTTCATCAAATTGTGTGACTGATATTTCCCACCTTGTCAGAAAGAAG AGGAAACCAGAGGAAGAGAGCCCCCGGAAAGATGATGCAAAGAAAGCCAAACAAGAGCCGGAGGTGAATGGAGGCAGTGGGGATGCTGTCCCGAGTGGAAATGAAGTTTCAGAAAACATGGAGGAG GCTGAGAATCAAACCGAAAGCCGAGCAGCAATGGAGGGGACAGTGGAGGCTGGAGCTACAGTAGAAAGCACTGCATGttaa